GCGTCATCAGTTATGACTCGCGACGTTGTCGTCTGCAAACCCGGTGAATTGCTTAGTGACGCGTGGTCGATCATGAAGATACGAAAGTTGAAGAATATTCCGATTGTCGATGCTGAGTCACACCCGATCGGAATGCTAAACGCGCGCGACGCTCTCCAGCTCCTTTTAGAAGAAGCTCAGGATGAGGAATTGCTGCTTCGCGATTATGTGATGTGCGTCGGATATCACTAGTTCCGACCAGAACGACCGAAGCGCCGTTCGCACCTGAGGCTCGATTCGCGAATCTCGCTGGTGACGCTCGAAAGCGGTAGCTTTCCCCGACGGATAGCCGCGACGAGATCGCAATCGAGGCCGGGCGGCGGGCTCTCCGACGGTCTCGACACTCGGCTAACTCTCGACTCGACGCGCAAACATATGCTCGACACGGCACGTTAGCACTTCGTCCATCTTCGCCATCCGCCGATCGTTTCGACACGCTAATTGTCCATCCAACCGCAAAAATGCATTTAAGTGTCAAGATAATTCGTTTGTCTAACGTCCATACAGAACATACACGGCTGCAATGATCGCATGACACGCAGATAGGTCACCCGACTCCGCTGGAGCAAGAAATGACGACCGCGCATAAAAATACCAGAATACGAAAGCGCGCAGCAGGAATGGCAAGATTCTTCAGCCAGTCGAACCGCGAGCGCTATCGCAAGTTGGCAAGCGGCATGATCAGCCAAGCGGAGCAGCATCAGCTATTAGAGGACCTTGCAGAAGAAATGGACGCATTCAAGCGCGAGGTTCGCTGCTGTCTTTCATCTGCAGCCGAGAGGAGCATCGCTTCTGACTCTCGCGACCGGATATGACCTGGTCCGGAGCGGCGTCATGTCCCGCTTGAGGTCCGCAGGACGACCCCTGATTCCCGCACGGGATCGACAAATTCGACGATCATCCTGGTCGAGTGGCCCATGGTGATAAAGGTGCTCGTGTCGTCTCTCCAATCGACGAAAGCGCTTGACCAGTCCGCGCCACTATTGACCCTAAGCGCCCGATGGCGGAACCAAAAGCGCGCGCTTGCCGAAAGATGCTGCGATCTCAAGGAACCGATAGGGAGTGGAGCGGTTGGTCCTCATGCCCCTCAAGCAAATATGCATTCCATGCGAGAACTGGCTCCTTGCAGTTCTTTGGCGGCGCCGGATCGAATGACCGTGCCGAAGACCTTCAAGATTCATGATCGCGTGAGCTGGAATTCCGAGGCTGGACGTGTCAGCGGCACGATCATCCGCGTGCATACTCTTAAGTTCGAGCTCAACGGCTATACGCACCATGCGAGCCCGGACGATCCACAATACGAGATCAAGAGCCGCAAGACGGATCATATCGCCTTTCACAAGGGTTCCGCGCTCACCAAGCTTGGCAATTGACGCCCTCATGTTAGGCGCGCTCGATGATAGAGAATGATCGGTCGATGCGCACGAATTCAGAATCTTTCCCGGTCGAACCGCTCCGGGCAACACTTAGCGATGCCGACGATCGCATCCGCCTCAATCATTGGATGCCTCCACAAAACGGGATCGCGCCCCGGATCCGCATAGGACGGCGCTGGATCAATACGCTGTGGGGCTTGCCGATTGCCGCTGCGGCGCTGCTCTGCCTGGTCGCCTTGGCTCAAAGCCTGCGCGAAATTCCCGGCGTAGAAGCCTTTATCCGACAGCATCCCGGCATTGCACAGGCTGCGCCATCCGTCGATTCGGGGTTCCCGTGGTGGCTGCAGCTTCAGCACTTCCTGAACATGTTTTTCATGCTGTTTATCATACGGGCTGGCCTGCAAATCCTGGCTGACCATCCACGTCTCTACTGGGGTCGCGATTGCACGCCGGGGACCGACTGGTTCCGCTTCCAGGTTCCGGTGCCGGAGGGGCGCGTGTGGACCGCCAAAGACGATTCCGTCACTCTGCCGACATGGCTCGGCATTCCCGGCCTGCGCCATACCCTCGGCCTATCGCGCTGGTGGCATTTCTCGGTCAACTTGCTGTGGCTGATCAACGGCGTTGCCTTTTATGCGCTGCTGTTTTCAACCGATCAATGGCGCAGGCTGGTGCCGTTGACCTGGGAGGTCTTCCCTGCCGCGCTTTCAACGGCGATCCAGTATGCATCGCTGCAATTTCCGCTCGATCACAGCTGGACTCGCTACAATGGCCTCCAGCAGCTCAGTTATTTCATCACGGTGTTCGTCGCGGCGCCGGTCTCTATCGCCACCGGACTAATGCAGAGCCCCGCGATCTCCAACGCGCTGGGATGGTTTGGCAGGCTATTCGACCGGCAGGCGATGCGGTCGATTCATTTCATCTCGTTCGTCTGGTTCGTGGGCTTCATTCTGGCGCATGGCGTCATGGTGTTCGTCACCGGCATCAGACAGAACACCAACCACATGTTCGGCGGCGTGGACAACGCGTCATGGACGGGCTTTCCGCTGTTCGTGCTGGCGATGGTCATTCTGACGATCGCCTGGCTTCTGGCTTCGCCCCTCACTATCCGGCACGCCCGTCTGGTGCAGCGTGCCGGCGCGTTCATGATCGGTTGGATCATGGGATTAGCCGAAAGCTGGGACGCGCGCTCTCAGCTCACGAAGCAAGATATCTCCCCTTACTTCTGGCCAAACGGCACGATGCCCAACTCCAAGGAGTTTGATGATCTCGTCGCGGAGGAATTCGCCGGCTACAGGTTGCGAATCGGCGGCCTGGTCGAGGCGCCTCGGGAATTCTCTCTCGCCGACCTTAAGGCGATGCCGAAGCAGGAGCAGATCACGACACATTTCTGCATTCAGGGCTGGTCTGGCGTTGCCGAATGGGGCGGCGTTGCCATGCGTGATATCCTTGATCTGGTGAAGCCAATGTCCGAGGCTGGTTACGTCGTGTTTTATTCGTTGGCCGACGGTGCCGATGGCGGGCGCTACTATGACGTCCACAAGATCGAGAACATGCGCCACGCACTGACGATCCTCGCCTACGAGATGAACGGCGCGCCGGTCAGCGTGCTGCATGGCGCGCCGTTGCGACTGCGATGCGAGAACGAGCTGGGCTTCAAGATGGTCAAATGGATCGCGGCGATCGAATTCGTGCGCGACTTCGCCGATCTCGGCGCGGGCCAGGGCGGCTATAACGAGGACCATGAGTTCTACGGCTATCGCATGCCGATCTGATCGCCGTGGGGCCCCAGCCTGCTTCGTGACTACATGAGGAGCTACGCATGCCTCGAGAAAATTCCGATACCTCCAGCGACTGGAACCAGCGTCAACGCGCTCTGTCCAGGTGGGACAACGAAGGCGGCGCTGGCCCCGACGGGCCCGCCTCGGATTCAGAGTGCGAAACTGAGCGCACTGCAATCCCGGATCTCACCAATGCAGAACTCGTCACCCTGCGTATCCGCGTCATCGCGCTAGAGAACCTGATGATTTCCTTGCTTGCAACAGCTTCGGATGACCAACTCAGGTTGGCTCGTGAAATGGCGGGCTATATTTCCCCGCGGCCCGGCTTTACCCAGCATCCTCTGACGATTCATGCGGCCGCCCACATGGTCGCTCTCGTCGAGCGCGCCAACCATTTTCGAGATTCTGAATCTTGATTGCACCGCTATTCGCATCAGGCCCCAATGAGAGCGGACAGTCTATTTCGATCGCAATTGGCACTTAGCCGACACTGATGAATGTCCACTCCGCGTCAAAAGCTGCCGATGCGCATGTCCGGACCGAAGCCGAGCGTCCCTGGAAGAGACGGTCAGTTCAAAGCTCGCCCTCGCCTGCGCATGGTGACAGCACCACCCTTCCCGGCTCGCTAAGTGCCGAACATCCGCAAGCGCCTTGACCCGTGGCGGGTTGTCGGTCGCGTTCGGGTGGTACCACTTTCAATTACGGCATAGTGACTCCTTCAGCCACAAAGCTTTGCCGAGGCTATGCCTTTTTATCGCTTCGCGCTGCGAGGAGAGCCTTCCGGGATTTGAAACGCCCCTGTCCGCTGGCACGTGGACCGAAACGCGGTCCCAGGGATCTCGCCGCGCGAGCGAGCCCGCCCAGCTCTGAGAGCATTCGCGCTCGTGGACGGCGGCGATGTACTTGGCTGCCCGCCATTCGCAGGATGTCTTCGAAGATAGACACCCCCATCGCCCCGAGCGCTCCGTCCATACGAATTTCGCGGATGTCAGACAGCGAAACGGTCGGAGGGAGGCAGGAAACGGGGGGCGCTTGTAGCCGCGCTCGAAAAGCCGGCATCGAGTTCATTGCTGAAAATGGCGGCGGGACGGGCGTGAGGCTATCAGTCGTTTAACAGTCCCTAACTCGCGCATGTGCTTATCAGCCGGCTCCACGACCATTCCATAACCGTCATTATCCGAAGCCAATAGTTGGCGTAGAAAATCGCGGCCGAAAGTAGCGGGGAAGCGCTACCACCCGCTACGAGAGTTTTTCGTTCTTAAGTTCACGAGTGGATCTGCGTGAGTACGCGCTAAGAAGCGTGACGTTTTCCCGCGTCCGACACCGAGACCACTCGTCGTCCGTCGCTCGCCCTGCCCTCTGAAACTTTTATCGTGCACGTCGCCCGACCTCACGCCGCCCCCGGACCGGCTCCAGATGGCCTGCTCACCTTGGCCGACGTAAGATTTTTCTTGATCTCTCGCTGCACACGTCGTGCACACGACGTCTTCTAAAACCTTGAAAAGAAAGCTGTTTCGCTCCAATCCATCATGAGCAAGCTTGGGCAAGCTTCAGCTAAATTGCGGCAAGCCAGGGGTCTTTGAGGAAAGACACCGGCCCGGGACGACCCAAAAAGGGGAAGGAAACGCGCGAGCGACGGTCCGCCATCTCAAGGGAGCTCCCAAGGTAGCAAGCCACGGAGACGACCGCGAGGCTCTTAGTGGCTAATCATCCACGGGCGCGCAGTCGGAAAACCTTTCGCGCCGCCCCTCGTCTTCGTCATCAGCCGTGCCGGTTTCTTCCTGCCGGTCGAGCAGCAGCCACAGCCGGGACCGTGTGCGGCCTTATACTGATCGAGCGTCTTCGGCGCATGCCGGCTCTGCTCATTAGTGGCATGCGCCTTACGCCTGTCCAAGGGCATGCACAAGAACGCCGGCGCCGTCAGGATGACGCGCGGCGATTCAGACTCGCATTGCGGACAATCTTGCGGCAGGTCGCATTCGACCATCGGCCGCAACTCGGTGAACGGGCCGCAATCGTTGCAGAGATATTCGTAGACAGGCATTTTCAATCCTCGCGCAATCGTGTGTGATATTTGCTGGCGATGGATGCGGGGCGGCCAAATACGCAGCCGTCCCGCATCCTTCGCCGGTGTGGCGGTTCAGAAGCTCCCTACACACCCGCCACGAGACCTTCAGAGAACTTCTGAACCGATCACACTGGAATGAATCATTTCCAGCGTCCTTGCCAATCCGAGGTTCGCTAAGTGCCCGCTGCGAGTAGGTGCGAACCTCGGATTAAGGACGCTGGTGATCACTTGTCCGGCGAGATCGGCATCTGCACGTCGCCCTTGATGTGCTTGATCGGCCCCGCCGACGACGGCATCACGTCGAAGTCGAAAATCTCCGTCGGCAGCCACAGCGTGGCGCAGGCATTGGGCACGTCGACCACGCCGGAGATGTGGCCCTGGCAGGGTGCGGTGCCAAGGATCGAATAGGCCTGGGCGCCGGAGTAGCCGAACTTCTTGAGATATTCGATCGCGTTCAGACAGGCCTGGCGATAGGCGATGTGAACGTCGAGGTAGTGCTGCTTGCCGGCCTCGTCCACCGAGATGCCTTCGAAGATCAGATAGTCCCTGTAATTCGGCGTGATCGGCGACGGCTTGAATACCGGATTCTTGATGCCGTATTTGGCGACGCCGTCCTTGATGACGTCGACCTTCAGATGCAGCCAGCCGGCCATCTCGATCGCGCCGCAGAAGGTGATCTCGCCGTCGCCCTGGCTGAAGTGCAGGTCGCCCATCGAGAGGCCGCCGCCGGGCACATAGACCGGGAAGTAGATCTTCGAGCCGCGCGAGAGATCCTTGATGTCGCAATTGCCGCCATGCTCGCGCGGAGGCACGGTGCGCGCGCCTTCCAGCCCGATCTTCGCCTTGACGTCGCCCTTGGCCTGGCCGGCATGCGCAGTCGGCGCAAACGGCGGATTGGCGAGGCCCGGCACGCGGGTCGGGTTGGTCGCGATCAGCTCGGCTTCGCGTGCGTTCCATGCGGCAAGCATCTTCGGATCGGGCAGACAGCCGATCAGGCCGGGGTGGATCAGCCCGGCAAAATTGACGCCGGGCACATGGCGCGACGAGGTGTAGAGGCCCTTGATGTCCCAGATCGACTTCTGCGCCAACGGGAAGTGATCGGTCAGGAAGCCGCCGCCGTTCTGCTTGGAGAAGAAGCCGTTGAAGCCCCACAGGCTCTCCTTCAGCGGGCCGACGTCGAGCAGGTCCACCACGAGCAGGTCGCCCGGCTCGGCGCCCTTGACGCCGATCGGGCCGGACAGGAAATGCACGATCGAGAGATCGATGTCGCGGACGTCGTCAGCGGAATCGTTGTTCTTGATGAAGCCGCCGGTCCAGTCATAGGTCTCGATGATGAAATCATCGCCCGGATTGACCCACGCCACGATCGGAATATCGGGGTGCCAACGGTTATGGACCTTGTCGTTTTCATAGGCCGACTTGGTAAGATCGACCTTGATCAGTGTCTCTGGCATCGAGGTGCTCCCCTTGGGTTTACGCGTGGTGGTTAGACGGACAGGTATTTCGAGATCTGCGCGGCATCGACGTTGTCGCGCGGATCGTCGCGAACGATCTCGCCGTTCTCGATGACGAGCACGCGGTCGGCGATGTCGAGCGCAAAGCTCAACACCTGCTCGGAGACAACGATCGACAGGCCGCGCTCATCGCGGATACGCTTCAGGGTCCGCGCCATGTCCTTGATGATCGACGGCTGGATGCCCTCGGTCGGTTCGTCCAGCAGCAAAACCTTCGGCCTAGTCGCAAGCGCACGCGCGATCGCGAGCTGCTGTTGTTGTCCACCGGAAAGGTTGCCGCCACGGCGGCCCTTCATCTCCAGCAGCACCGGAAACAATTCGTAGATATCGGTGGGCACTTCCGAGCCGCCGGAGACGACGAGGCCGGTCTCGATATTCTCCTCCACCGTCATGGTGGAGAAGATCATGCGGCCCTGCGGCACATAGGCGAGACCCTTCGCGACCCGCTCGTAGCTCTTCATCGCACCGAGCTCGGTGCCGTCCATGGTCACCCTTCCAGTCCTGGCCGGCAGGATGCCCATCAGCGATTTCATTAGCGTGGTCTTGCCCATGCCGTTGCGGCCCATGATCGCGACGATTTCGTTCGGCGCGACGGAGACGTTGAGGCCGTGCAGCACTTCGCTCTGACCGTAGGCCACGTGAAGATCGGAGATTGCGAGCATCGTTTCAGTTCCTCAGTGGCCCAAATACACTTCGATGACCTTTGGATCGTTCTTCAC
This genomic interval from Bradyrhizobium sp. NP1 contains the following:
- a CDS encoding CBS domain-containing protein; this translates as MFVDRLLPIAHQKLVTIIDSTQLIEAAKLLRDAGTDILAVCTSSGVLAGVITKTDVVGQISRCQGQSCATQASSVMTRDVVVCKPGELLSDAWSIMKIRKLKNIPIVDAESHPIGMLNARDALQLLLEEAQDEELLLRDYVMCVGYH
- the urtE gene encoding urea ABC transporter ATP-binding subunit UrtE — protein: MLAISDLHVAYGQSEVLHGLNVSVAPNEIVAIMGRNGMGKTTLMKSLMGILPARTGRVTMDGTELGAMKSYERVAKGLAYVPQGRMIFSTMTVEENIETGLVVSGGSEVPTDIYELFPVLLEMKGRRGGNLSGGQQQQLAIARALATRPKVLLLDEPTEGIQPSIIKDMARTLKRIRDERGLSIVVSEQVLSFALDIADRVLVIENGEIVRDDPRDNVDAAQISKYLSV
- a CDS encoding zinc ribbon domain-containing protein; translated protein: MPVYEYLCNDCGPFTELRPMVECDLPQDCPQCESESPRVILTAPAFLCMPLDRRKAHATNEQSRHAPKTLDQYKAAHGPGCGCCSTGRKKPARLMTKTRGGAKGFPTARPWMISH
- a CDS encoding DUF2945 domain-containing protein encodes the protein MPKTFKIHDRVSWNSEAGRVSGTIIRVHTLKFELNGYTHHASPDDPQYEIKSRKTDHIAFHKGSALTKLGN
- a CDS encoding molybdopterin-dependent oxidoreductase encodes the protein MIENDRSMRTNSESFPVEPLRATLSDADDRIRLNHWMPPQNGIAPRIRIGRRWINTLWGLPIAAAALLCLVALAQSLREIPGVEAFIRQHPGIAQAAPSVDSGFPWWLQLQHFLNMFFMLFIIRAGLQILADHPRLYWGRDCTPGTDWFRFQVPVPEGRVWTAKDDSVTLPTWLGIPGLRHTLGLSRWWHFSVNLLWLINGVAFYALLFSTDQWRRLVPLTWEVFPAALSTAIQYASLQFPLDHSWTRYNGLQQLSYFITVFVAAPVSIATGLMQSPAISNALGWFGRLFDRQAMRSIHFISFVWFVGFILAHGVMVFVTGIRQNTNHMFGGVDNASWTGFPLFVLAMVILTIAWLLASPLTIRHARLVQRAGAFMIGWIMGLAESWDARSQLTKQDISPYFWPNGTMPNSKEFDDLVAEEFAGYRLRIGGLVEAPREFSLADLKAMPKQEQITTHFCIQGWSGVAEWGGVAMRDILDLVKPMSEAGYVVFYSLADGADGGRYYDVHKIENMRHALTILAYEMNGAPVSVLHGAPLRLRCENELGFKMVKWIAAIEFVRDFADLGAGQGGYNEDHEFYGYRMPI
- the fmdA gene encoding formamidase, producing MPETLIKVDLTKSAYENDKVHNRWHPDIPIVAWVNPGDDFIIETYDWTGGFIKNNDSADDVRDIDLSIVHFLSGPIGVKGAEPGDLLVVDLLDVGPLKESLWGFNGFFSKQNGGGFLTDHFPLAQKSIWDIKGLYTSSRHVPGVNFAGLIHPGLIGCLPDPKMLAAWNAREAELIATNPTRVPGLANPPFAPTAHAGQAKGDVKAKIGLEGARTVPPREHGGNCDIKDLSRGSKIYFPVYVPGGGLSMGDLHFSQGDGEITFCGAIEMAGWLHLKVDVIKDGVAKYGIKNPVFKPSPITPNYRDYLIFEGISVDEAGKQHYLDVHIAYRQACLNAIEYLKKFGYSGAQAYSILGTAPCQGHISGVVDVPNACATLWLPTEIFDFDVMPSSAGPIKHIKGDVQMPISPDK